The following are encoded together in the Xiphophorus hellerii strain 12219 chromosome 3, Xiphophorus_hellerii-4.1, whole genome shotgun sequence genome:
- the LOC116715751 gene encoding uncharacterized protein LOC116715751 — translation MADLPEERVLPATAPFTNVGVDYFGPISVKRGRSLLKRYGVLFTCFTSRAVHLEIAYTLDTDSCINAVRRFICRRGPVSTIRSDNATNFVGANRELKESLAELNHAKIQNAFVQDGIKWNFNIPAASHQGGVWELLIRSIRSILVSVPKEQVLDDEGLQTIFCEVEAILNDRPITKVSDDSNDLESLTPNHLLLLKNKPVLPPGLFNQKDQYVRKRWKQVQYMAELFWKRWLSEYLPLMQERQKWTRTKRCLTPGDVVLIADSTAPRGSWMMAKVLSVYQDAKGLVRSVRLQTKTSVLERPVTKRWKHHPEELRRCLRE, via the coding sequence ATGGCAGATCTGCCAGAAGAAAGGGTTCTGCCAGCCACCGCTCCGTTCACAAATGTTGGAGTGGATTATTTTGGTCCTATAAGTGTTAAAAGAGGACGAAGTCTCCTGAAAAGGTATGGAGTTCTGTTCACTTGTTTCACCAGCCGTGCAGTACATCTGGAAATTGCATACACCCTCGATACAGATTCCTGTATAAATGCAGTTCGCAGGTTCATCTGTAGAAGAGGCCCAGTTTCCACCATCAGATCTGATAATGCCACAAATTTTGTTGGTGCAAATCGAGAGCTGAAAGAGAGTTTGGCTGAACTGAACCATGCtaaaattcaaaatgcttttgtGCAGGATGGAATCAAATGGAACTTTAACATCCCAGCAGCCTCTCACCAAGGTGGAGTTTGGGAGCTTCTGATTCGTTCCATAAGAAGCATTTTAGTCTCAGTTCCTAAAGAACAAGTTTTGGATGATGAAGGACTTCAAACAATCTTTTGTGAAGTTGAAGCCATATTAAACGACAGACCTATTACCAAAGTTTCAGATGACTCAAATGATCTTGAGTCACTCACACCCAACCAtttgttgttgctgaaaaacaaaccagttttgCCACCAGGACTGTTCAACCAAAAGGATCAGTATGTCAGGAAAAGGTGGAAACAGGTACAATACATGGCAGAGCTGTTCTGGAAAAGATGGCTTTCTGAGTACTTACCTCTGATGCAGGAAAGACAAAAATGGACAAGAACTAAAAGATGTCTCACTCCTGGAGATGTTGTCTTAATTGCAGACTCTACAGCCCCAAGAGGATCATGGATGATGGCCAAAGTCTTGAGTGTATACCAGGACGCAAAAGGCTTGGTGCGTTCTGTGCGATTACAAACCAAGACCAGTGTTTTGGAAAGACCTGTGACCAAACGCTGGAAGCATCACCCTGAGGAATTAAGGAGATGTTTGAGGGAATAG